The window TTCGATTATTTTTCCCTTAAATATAGCTACACCGATACCCGGTGCAGCTGAGATGTTCAGTTTAATATAAGAGAAAACCTTGAAAGGTTAAAAATTTACTAGAAACAGATCCATTTAATAATAGTTTAATGAAATGTGCAAATAATGTCAAGTTGGTGGGATGACAAAGTATACTAAATACTTACAGATTATCGAAAATAATAATCTCTCCAAGTACTTTTTTGACGATATCCAATTGATAGCCCTTCGCTAAGAGCTTGTCCCCGACCTTTTTCCTTAAGTATAACTCTTTTGGGGGGATATTTCCGTTCTGATCGTTTAGGGATTTTTTCTGATATTTCCTATACTCTTGCTCAAACATTTTACGGCCAAGCAGCAGGCAGTTTTGAACCTCCTGCTGCTCGGGATAGTATTCATCCATGACGAGAGAAATCATCCGATTGTCCAGACCGGCTTTTTGCAGTTCCATACATATTCTGGCCCTGGAGAACCTTGTTTCCTTACTTTTAATATATGACAAGGCATATTGCCGGTCATCAATATATTTCCATTCTTCTAGCTTTCGAAGAGCTTCAGCACTTTCCTCTGCGGAATAGCCTTTAGCTTCCAGCTTACCGGCAAGCTGGCTGGCAGACAGCTGCCTGCGGCTTAAGAAATCCAGCGCAGCACCTATCACACTTTTCTTTGGTGAGACCTGATTTCTATTCATCATTCATGCTGTCGTCCTGAGCGCCCTTGGTCT of the Dehalobacter sp. genome contains:
- a CDS encoding RecX family transcriptional regulator — its product is MMNRNQVSPKKSVIGAALDFLSRRQLSASQLAGKLEAKGYSAEESAEALRKLEEWKYIDDRQYALSYIKSKETRFSRARICMELQKAGLDNRMISLVMDEYYPEQQEVQNCLLLGRKMFEQEYRKYQKKSLNDQNGNIPPKELYLRKKVGDKLLAKGYQLDIVKKVLGEIIIFDNL